A genomic region of Tamandua tetradactyla isolate mTamTet1 chromosome 2, mTamTet1.pri, whole genome shotgun sequence contains the following coding sequences:
- the LOC143659619 gene encoding olfactory receptor 1J21-like has translation MRWENQSSVSEFLLLGLPIQPEQQRGFFCLFLGMYLTTVLGNLLIVLLIRLDSRLHTPMYFFLSHLALTDVSFSSVIAPKMLMNMLTQSQSISYAGCISQVYFFLFYGDLDSFLLTSMAYDRYVAICHPLHYTTIMSQSLCFLLVIVSWALSCASALVHTLLLTHLSFCGDNTILHFFCDLSALLKLSSSDTTVNDLVILTVGVVVITLPFICILVSYGHIGATILRVPSAKGICKAFSTCGSHLSVVSLYYGAIIGLYFFPSSSNSNDKDVIVAVLYTLVTPMLNPFIYSLRNRDMKGALGNIFSKGACSFTE, from the coding sequence ATGAGGTGGGAAAACCAGAGCAGCGTTTCTGAATTCCTCCTCCTGGGGCTCCCCATCCAACCAGAGCAGCAGCGCgggttcttctgcctcttcctgggCATGTACCTGACCACGGTGCTGGGGAACCTACTCATCGTCCTGCTCATCAGGCTGGACTCTCgcctccacacccccatgtacttcttcctcagccACTTGGCCCTCACTGATGTCTCCTTTTCATCAGTCATAGCTCCAAAAATGCTGATGAACATGCTGACACAGAGTCAATCCATTTCCTATGCTGGGTGCATTTCTCAGGtgtactttttcttattttatggtGATCTTGACAGCTTTCTCCTCACCTCGATGGCCTATGACAGGTacgtggccatctgtcaccccCTTCACTACACCACCATCATGAGTCAGAGCCTATGTTTCTTGCTGGTAATTGTGTCTTGGGCCCTGTCCTGTGCCAGTGCCCTGGTGCACACCCTCCTCCTGACCCATCTCTCTTTCTGTGGAGACAACACCATACTCCACTTCTTCTGTGACCTCTCTGCCCTACTTAAGCTGTCCAGCTCTGACACTACAGTCAATGATCTGGTTATCCTCACTGTAGGGGTGGTAGTCATTACTCTCCCATTCATTTGCATCCTTGTCTCCTATGGCCACATTGGGGCCACCATCCTGAGGGTTCCCTCGGCCAAGGGGATATGCAAAGCTTTCTCCACCTGTGGCTCCCACCTCTCTGTGGTGTCTCTGTACTATGGAGCAATAATTGGACTATATTTTTTCCCCTCATCCAGTAACTCCAATGACAAGGATGTCATTGTGGCCGTATTGTACACTCTGGTCACGCCCATGCTAAATCCTTTTATCTATAGTCTGAGGAATCGGGATATGAAAGGTGCTCTGGGAAATATATTCAGTAAAGGAGCATGTTCCTTTACTGAATAG